ACAATATCCAGTAGATTCGGGCAAACGCTTAAATACAAAATGGATATTGTAATTTATATTATACTTAAAGTTAATTTTATATGCAAAAAAAGAGGCCTTCGTTTGATCGAAAGCCTCTCTTCTTGTTAGGACGGTTATGAAAAAGTGTTACGACATAAACATAGTTCAAATTCTCTGCGGAACAACAAACCGCAGATTGCCGCGTTAAGAGAGCATGTTCACCCCGACAGCAGCGGCGTCGATCTTGCCGCCATGAAACAGCTTACGAGTATATTCCTCTAATCATAAAAGAGCAGCGGCCACAGTATAACCTGTGGCCGCTGCTCTTTCTTCCCGTTGAAGCTCTGCAAACCGGGAAAGGAATTACGTTCGGCTTTCCGCCAACGAGGCGATTCTCTCGGTAAGACCGGCCTCATACCCCGGGACAGCGCCGCTATGAGAAGCGACATAGGCGCCAAGATGGTTCCCGGCCTTTACCGCGGATACCATGTTCCCCGTATGTAAATACACGTACAGAAACGCGGCGGAAAATGCATCCCCAGCGCCGACGGTATCCGCAACCTGTACCCGCTGGCCGGGAACATCGAGCCGGATCTCGCGTGTATACGCCAATACCCCCTGCGCCCCTTTGGTAACCAGGCAGATTTGCAGCTCCGGGTAGTGAGCAAACAACCGGGAAACAGGGTCCTCCCCTAAATTGAGCATTTGCCGAAGCACCGCCAGTTCCTCGTCATTCAGCTTTAAAATCGTGCAATGGCTGAGCGAATAGAGGAGAATCTCCTCTGTATAAAAGCCGTCGCGCAGGTTAATATCGAGAAAGCGAACGGAGAACGGCACGCTTTCAATCAACTGATGAAGCGTACTGCGGCTCCCGGGCGAGCGCTGAGCCATGGTACCGAAAAAGAGAGCATCATAGCCACCTTGCCCAATGTGCAACAGCTCCTGCGGGGAAAGAGCAATATGATCATAAGCTACGTTTTCCATAATGTGATAGCTGGGGATGCCGCTGCCGTCCACAGCTACCTGCACCTGGCCTGTTGGCCGGTTGCTCCGACCGATCAGAGCAGTATTCACGCCAAAGCCATGAAGCAGAGAAATGGCGTTGTCCCCCAGCTCATCCTGACCGACGCAAGACAGCAAAGAGCTGCCGGCCCCCAGCCTTGCCAAATGGGCAGCGGAGTTTGCCGGCCCGCCGCCAATAAAGGTACCGTTTGGGAATCTGTCAAACAACACCTCTCCAAACAACAGCACCCGGCTGTGTCCGCGCTTTTGAGAGTTGGAATGTATCATAATGTTTTGCCGTCCTGTCTCTGTTATAGTCAATCCACTTTAAAACCGGCTTGCTCTTTCCATTCGCATTTCGTTATGGGCACCGTTGTCCCACCTTCCAATAAGGTGACATCGTGAACGTGATCGATTTTCCCCACTTCTTTATGCTCAATCTGAAGAACCAGAGCGTTTACAATCGAATGCGAAAGCGCGGAACAGTCCTGACAAACCGTTGTCAGCCTTGGATAGGTAAGCCCCGCAAGCTCCGAGCCGCCATAGCCAACGATCTTCAGGTCCTCCGGCACGCGGATACCGTACAGTTGTGCCGTCTGCAGAATTCTGGCCGCAATGGA
Above is a window of Faecalispora anaeroviscerum DNA encoding:
- a CDS encoding carbohydrate kinase family protein; amino-acid sequence: MIHSNSQKRGHSRVLLFGEVLFDRFPNGTFIGGGPANSAAHLARLGAGSSLLSCVGQDELGDNAISLLHGFGVNTALIGRSNRPTGQVQVAVDGSGIPSYHIMENVAYDHIALSPQELLHIGQGGYDALFFGTMAQRSPGSRSTLHQLIESVPFSVRFLDINLRDGFYTEEILLYSLSHCTILKLNDEELAVLRQMLNLGEDPVSRLFAHYPELQICLVTKGAQGVLAYTREIRLDVPGQRVQVADTVGAGDAFSAAFLYVYLHTGNMVSAVKAGNHLGAYVASHSGAVPGYEAGLTERIASLAESRT